The DNA segment CGCTCGGAGATGAAGATGCGCACCGTGCCTACACGCAGCACGGCCGTGCGGCCCAGGCTCAGGCGCATGCCGGTGTACATGGGGCCGGTGACGGTGTAGTCGCCATCGGTCAGCCGCTCCACCACTCCGCACAGCCGCAGTGGCTGGCCCTGCAATTGCAAGGCAGGCATATCGGTCTTGCCGCCCACGTCCAGCGTCACTTCGGCACCCACGCCGGCGTCAAACAGTGTGGCCACGCTGGCCGGGTCACAGAACGGGCCCGCCACCACATCTTCCAGGCCCTGTGCCAGCACTTCCTGCAGCACCGCCATGATGTCGGTGGTACCGCCGGCGCCGCAGTTGTCGCCGTGGTCCACCAGGATCACCGGGCCCTGCGGCAGGCGCTTGGCCTGGGCAATCGATTCGGCCACTGGCGCGGCGGGAAAGACAAAGTCCGCGCGGCGCGCCCAGGCCAGGGTGCACAGCTCGTCCAGCAGTTGCTGGCCTTGCGCCAGGCGATCGCGCTCGGTCACGATGACCACGGAGAAGCCGGCGCAGGGAATGTCGGACAGCGGAAAACCGCCAAACACCGAGGCGTTGCAGACCTCGCCGTCACGCTCCGCCTGCATGGCGCGGTCCATGATGTCTTTCATGGGCTGCATGGCCGGTGTCTGGCGCAGCATATGGGTCAGCATGGGCAGGCGGCGCCACAGCAGCACCGGGGCGCTGCGGCGCTCCAGCAGCGCGCGGATGCTGCGGCCCACGCGGGCCCCGGTTTCGTACACATCCACATGTGGGTAGGTGCAGTAGCCGGCGATGGCCGTGGCGTGGCGGATGAGTTCGCGGCTGAAGTTGGCATGGAAGTCCAGCGCCACGCCGATGGGCAGGCCTGCCGGGGTGCAGGCGCGCAGGCGGCGCAGCAACTCGCCTTCGGCGTCGGCATAGCCGTCCACCACCATGGCGCCATGCAGGTCCAGCAAGATGGCATCGCAGCCTTGCTTGGCGCTGTGCACCACGGTGTCGCACAGGTGCTCGAAGGCTTCGCGTGTCACCAGGCCGCTGGGCACAGCGTTGGCGCAGACGGCAAAGTCCACGTCAGCGCCCATGTCGCGGGCCAGATCGAGGTAGGCGGCGGCAGCGCTGTTGGTGCCCTCGCAGGCCATGCGGGCGGCATCGCCGTAGGCGGGGCCGTTCAAGGTGGTACCGCGGCGAAAGTCGCTCAGCTGCGTGGGTACGGGCGAGAAGGTGTTGGTTTCGTGGCGAATCAGTGCAATGACGAATTTCATGTGTCAGCCCGTTGCTTATTGTTTTTCCAGACCCGATTTCTCGACCAGCGCGCCGTAGCGCCGGGTTTCCTGCTGCAAGAAGGCCTTGGCCTTGGCGGGCTCCAGCAGCACGGTGTCCAGGCAGAGCATGTCCATGGTCCTGGTGAAGTCCTCCTCTTTGGCGCCGGCCTTGAGGATGTCGTAGAGCTTGTCGATGACGGGCTGGGGCGTGCCGCTGCGCATGACCACGGACAGGTTGGACTGCACGTTCAGTGCCTTGGGGTTCTGCTCACTTTGGGCTGTGGCCTTGGGAAATTCCTTGAGTGTGCGGCTTTGCAGCACGGCCACGGGCAGCACGCGGCCGCTGCGGGCGTGGGCGACGGAGGAGCCGACCACGTCCACATGCGCATCGGTGTGGCCGCCGATCAGGTCGGCCACGGCAGGGGGCGATCCGCGGTAGGGCACGATTTCGAACTTCAGTCCGTTTTCGCGGCGCCAGCTGTCCAGGGCCAGATAGGCGGCTCCGCCAATGGTGTTGACGCTGATGGACACCTTGCCAGGCCGGGCCTGGATGGCCTGCACCAGGTCGTCCAGGCTCTTGTAAGGCCCCTGTCCATTGACGATCAGCCAGTGCGGGTAGGTATTGAGCACGGTCACCGGGGTGAAGTCGCGGTCGCCGTCGTAGCGCGCGTCCTTGAGCAACCAGCGGTTGATGTTCAGCGTGTTGTCGCTGGCCAGGAACACGGTGTGGCCGTCGGCCGGCTCGCGCATCACGGCCAGGGCGCCGGGTACGGTGGCACCACCGGTGACGTTCTCCACCACCACGCTCACCTTGGGGAAGGCTTTGCCCAGCTTGTGGGCCACCAGGCGGCCCATGACGTCGGCCGTGCCGCCTGGCGGGTAGGGCACTACCACCTTGATGGTGCGGCGGGGCCAGTCGGTTTGCGCGTGGGCAGCGGACATGCCCAGCACGGGGGGGAGGCAGGTGGTGAGGGCCAGGCCAACAATCTGGCGGCGAGAGGGGTGCATGCGTGTCTCCTTGTTATCTATTGCCGGTATGCGAGGTAGGCAACGCGGCGGAGTATAGAAACGCATGTCGATAAGGTCTAATATATATAAGGTCTATTGTTTATATAAAAACTATATGGATGAGCACCGTCTGAAATGCTTTGTCGCGGTTTACGAGCAAGGCAGTGTGTCGGCTGCGGCCGAGCGCCTGCACATGACCCAGCCGCCTTTGAGCATCTTGCTGCGCAAGCTCGAGGAAGAGCTGAAAGTGAGTCTGTTCGACCGTAGCGGCCATCGCCTGGTGCCGACCGCCACGGGAGAGCTGTTCTATCTGCGTGCCAAGGCATTGCAGGCCAGTTTGCAGGCCGTGCGGCGTGAGCTGCGCGAGGCAGAACAGGGATCGCGCGGCACCGTGCACGTAGGCTGTGCCACGGCGGCCAGCCTGTTTCTGATGCCCCGGGTGATGGAGCAGCTGATGGCGTGTGATCTGAAGATCACCGTGCATGTGCACGAGGGCGAGACAGGCTACATGCTGCAGCGTTTGCGGGAGCGCAGCCTGGATCTGATCATCTGCCGCAGCCAGTACACGGCGCCGGAGCTGCAGAACCTGGAGATCATGAACGAGCCGCTGCGGGTGGCGCTGCCTCCACAGCACCCGCTGTGCGAACACGCGCAGGTGCCGCTGGCGGCGCTGCGCCATGAACGCTTTCTGCTGCACAGCTCACTGCTGGGCACGGGCATTTCGGACATGTTGCTGCGCGCCTGCCAGCAGGCCGGATTCACCCCGGAAGTGGCATATTGGGGCGTGGAGACCCTGCCCATGCTGTTGATGGTGCAAAAAGGATTGGGCGTGGCGTTTGCCCCCGAAAGCTTTGCCCAACTGGGTATGCAGGGTCTGCCCGCGCTGGTGCCGCTGCAGGATGCCGGGCTGCGCACGCACCTGAACCTGATCTGGCAGCGCGCGCATGCGCTGCCCCCCGCGGCCGAGCGGCTCAAGGCGCTGATTCTGGCGCAATGCGGGGTGCAGCCGGCAGGGTGAGGGGCGTGTTGCTCGGACTGCCGGCGCAGGGTGCGCGCCCATGAAAAAGGCACGCCGTAGCGTGCCTGGGTGTGGGTCCCTCTGCGCATGCAGAGGGTGGCCGGTGTGCCGCTTACTCGCGTTCGCCGCCCATGATGCCCAGCAGGGCAAGCAGGCTCTGGAACACATTGAAGATGTCCAGGTACAGCGACAGCGTGGCGCTGATGTAGTTGGTTTCGCCGCCGTCGATGATCTGCTTGAGGTCATACAGCATGTAGGCGGAAAAGATGCCGATGGCCAGCATCGAGATGGCCATCATGCCGGCGGTGGAGCCCACGAACACGTTGATGACCGAGCCCACCAGCAGCACCATGGCGCCGACGAACAGCCATTTGCCCATGCCCGACAGGTCGCGCTTGATCACAGTGGCCAGCGAGGCCATCACGAAGAACACGCCGGCCGTGCCCGCAAAGGCGGTCATGATCAGCTCGGAGCCGTTCTTGAAGCCCAGCACCATGGCAATCATGCGCGAGAGCATCAGGCCCATGAAGAAGGTGAAGGCCAGCAGCACGGGCACGCCGGCGGCGGAGTTCTTGGTCTTTTCGATCGCGAACATGAAGCCGAAGGCACCGACCATGAACACGATCAGGCCCAGGCCGCCGGAGAGCGAGCGGGTGATGCCGGTGGACACGCCGATCCAGGCGCCCAGCACGGTGGGCAGCAGGCTCAGCGCCAGCAGCCAGTAGGTGTTGCGCAGCACCTTGTGGCGCTGCTGCTGCGAGATGGCAACGCCAGCAGTGTCCCAAGAGGTGACGTGATCATTCATGGATAGGTTTCTCCTGTGTGTGGCTGCCGTTCAGGCAGTCCAGTGAATATGAGGGTGGAGGAAGGAAAGCGCAAGGGCCATGCGCTGGCACCCGTGGATGGACCTGGGCATTTTTAGGTTGTAATGTTTTGCGCTCAGGGTCGCTTTCGGTCCGGGTTTGCACATTATGCTGGTTGCTTCCTACTCAGCGCAAATTTCTGCCTTACAGACCATGAAGACCAAGCACGAACTCGAACTGTCCGACGTCAAGAAGATCGCCGCCGCCGCCGAGGCCGAGGCCCTCAAGAACAAGTGGGCTGTGACCATCTCCATCGTCGACGATGGCGGCCACCTGCTGTGGCTGCAGCGCATGGACGGCGCCGCGCCCATCTCCTCGCACATCTCGCCTGCCAAGGCCCGCA comes from the Comamonas terrigena NBRC 13299 genome and includes:
- a CDS encoding M81 family metallopeptidase — its product is MKFVIALIRHETNTFSPVPTQLSDFRRGTTLNGPAYGDAARMACEGTNSAAAAYLDLARDMGADVDFAVCANAVPSGLVTREAFEHLCDTVVHSAKQGCDAILLDLHGAMVVDGYADAEGELLRRLRACTPAGLPIGVALDFHANFSRELIRHATAIAGYCTYPHVDVYETGARVGRSIRALLERRSAPVLLWRRLPMLTHMLRQTPAMQPMKDIMDRAMQAERDGEVCNASVFGGFPLSDIPCAGFSVVIVTERDRLAQGQQLLDELCTLAWARRADFVFPAAPVAESIAQAKRLPQGPVILVDHGDNCGAGGTTDIMAVLQEVLAQGLEDVVAGPFCDPASVATLFDAGVGAEVTLDVGGKTDMPALQLQGQPLRLCGVVERLTDGDYTVTGPMYTGMRLSLGRTAVLRVGTVRIFISERPQEPYDTGVFTHAGVDPAQARYVLLKSRQHFRAGFEPFARHIVLVSGLGVCSSDYSLFPFQQLPRPMYPLDADVGLEQTESWPAAMPPMTSGAVA
- a CDS encoding Bug family tripartite tricarboxylate transporter substrate binding protein, coding for MHPSRRQIVGLALTTCLPPVLGMSAAHAQTDWPRRTIKVVVPYPPGGTADVMGRLVAHKLGKAFPKVSVVVENVTGGATVPGALAVMREPADGHTVFLASDNTLNINRWLLKDARYDGDRDFTPVTVLNTYPHWLIVNGQGPYKSLDDLVQAIQARPGKVSISVNTIGGAAYLALDSWRRENGLKFEIVPYRGSPPAVADLIGGHTDAHVDVVGSSVAHARSGRVLPVAVLQSRTLKEFPKATAQSEQNPKALNVQSNLSVVMRSGTPQPVIDKLYDILKAGAKEEDFTRTMDMLCLDTVLLEPAKAKAFLQQETRRYGALVEKSGLEKQ
- a CDS encoding LysR family transcriptional regulator; this encodes MSIRSNIYKVYCLYKNYMDEHRLKCFVAVYEQGSVSAAAERLHMTQPPLSILLRKLEEELKVSLFDRSGHRLVPTATGELFYLRAKALQASLQAVRRELREAEQGSRGTVHVGCATAASLFLMPRVMEQLMACDLKITVHVHEGETGYMLQRLRERSLDLIICRSQYTAPELQNLEIMNEPLRVALPPQHPLCEHAQVPLAALRHERFLLHSSLLGTGISDMLLRACQQAGFTPEVAYWGVETLPMLLMVQKGLGVAFAPESFAQLGMQGLPALVPLQDAGLRTHLNLIWQRAHALPPAAERLKALILAQCGVQPAG
- a CDS encoding Bax inhibitor-1/YccA family protein, yielding MNDHVTSWDTAGVAISQQQRHKVLRNTYWLLALSLLPTVLGAWIGVSTGITRSLSGGLGLIVFMVGAFGFMFAIEKTKNSAAGVPVLLAFTFFMGLMLSRMIAMVLGFKNGSELIMTAFAGTAGVFFVMASLATVIKRDLSGMGKWLFVGAMVLLVGSVINVFVGSTAGMMAISMLAIGIFSAYMLYDLKQIIDGGETNYISATLSLYLDIFNVFQSLLALLGIMGGERE